TTGCCTTTTATTGCTTTGATTAAATGTTTGGGCGTTACAGGTGCTGGACAAAGTTTTTCGTAAAATTTGGCTCCTTCAGCCAGATAATAAAATTCGACGTTGAAAAATCCCGGCGTGCCATAAGTAGCACAATTGTCATCGGTTCCTTCCAAATGTCTTCTCAAAGAACACTCTCGCTCATCTACACAAAACATAGCCTGAAAACTGTAATCCGGATGGCTGGTTTCTGGTTGCGGCAAATGTTGCAAAATACCTCCCAATACTTCATCGTAATAACTCCACTCAAATGCTTCCTGCCAAATTAACAAAGCCTTATCCAACTCAGATAAAGCAAAATTTTCATCCCACTCCGATGTATAGTTTTTCAAAAAGTTACCCAATGGCTTCCATTTGCCTTTCTTCTTATATTCCAGTGCATCAATCTCCAGCAACAATTCAAAGTAAATCAATTCCCTTAAAGAAATTTTTCTTGAGTCCAACAAGGTCACTGGATTATCTTCAACAGCAGATACAAAACCTGACCATCCATGATGACTGAATTGCTGATCAAACAAATATTGCTTGTAAAGTCGCTCATCTCCTACCAAAATTTCGAGGAGATCTTCAATGTCCAAGTTCGGATCAACAAAAAGCTCCCTCGCTTTCTTAGTTTTATATAGACTAACTATTCCATTGGATTCTAAGGCCCGAAGTGACGAAAGAAAACCATCAGGACTAACATGCCAATTCCAAAAGGAGACCCCTTGATCCAGATAATGACTCAATATTCTGAAAAGAAATGGATGAACTTCTCTATCCAGATCTAAACCAAATAATTCACACGCCTTAGATCTTAACTGCCCGATTTTTGGAACTCTGTGTTGATCATATTCCTGATGAAATAAATCCCATTTAACTTCATGCATTCTAGCTTTCCCAAAATTTTGAAGGATGACTCTGTCAAGTATTTGTTCTCTAATTCTTCCTTGCTCAAATAACTTTCTGTATTCGTCCAATTGAAACGTAACCTGGTATCCAAATAAATAAGAAGCTTTGAAAATTGCCTCTTTAAATTTTAAATCCTGAAACGCATGCAAGGTGTTATGATGAATAAAATCCTTCAGGGACAATTGGCTTGGCAAGAAATGCTTCATTTCATCAATGAAGTCTTCAATACCCTTTAAATTTTTTTTCATCACGATTTTTTAAAATGTTCAATTGAAAAATTGAATTATTATATATTAAATCTATTGGTTACGAATTGCATAGTAGTTGATTTAAAATTAATTTTACGAAACGAATTTGGATTTGATATCTTTTTTACAAGAGATCAATGAATCCTCCAGAAACTCAACAATGCCGGTTTCTAAATTATGAACAGCACCTATAATGGCAATTTCACCTTTCTCTATCATTTGCTCAAGTATGTAACTTCTGTTGACAATAGAAATGACAGATCTTTTTACATTGAGTGCAGTCACCTGTTCCACAAAATCAATATTCTTTGAATTTCTTAATTGAGCATCTGTAACGGTTCTTTCTTCATAAACTGCCGGTTGAATTTTTGACAACAATTCTGTCAGGTTGCCCATCTCTATATGGTCACAAGCTCCTTTAATGGCCCCACAATTGCTGTGTCCCAATACCACTATGAGTTTTGACCCTGCAACCTTGCAGGCAAACTCCAGACTTCCTATTATGTCTGTATTGACTACATTTCCGGCAATTCGGATGGACATGACATCACCAAGCCCCTGGTCAAAAATCAATTCTGCAGATGTTCTGCTGTCAATGCAACTGAGAATGGCAGCAAAAGGCCACTGTCCGTCGCGTGTTTCATTTGCTTGTTGCAACAGATTCCTGTTTATCTTTAAATTGCTTACGAATCGGAGGTTTCCCTCTTTTAAATAATCAAGAGCTTTCTGTGGAGAAATGCTCGCTTGAGTTTCGGAAGTATGCGTTTTCATCGAATGATTTATTTATTTTAATTAATTGGAAGTTACATGCTCAATGGAATGATCCATTTGATACTCTTCCTTAAATCCTTTTAAACTAACTTGCAGACCTTTCTCTTTTGATCCGATGTCTCTGAATTCACGAATCAACTGAAGCACATCGTGATCAATGTAAAAAGTATCTGAAGCGTCTATCAGCAACTTAGAATTTTCGGGAAGATGATTCAAGGTTTGCTTAATGGCCGCCTTATTAAGAAAAGAAACTTCCTGCGCCAGTTTCATGGTGATGACATCTCCTTCATGATACTTTTCCCTTTTAAAAAAATAAGCAAGTTTGAGATTGGCTCTCAGTATAAAGAAAATACTCACAATCAAACCAATTCCAACTCCCTTCAAAAGGTCGGTAAACACCACTGCTAAAACTGTAATTAGAAATGGAAAAAACTGATATTTTCCACTTTCCCACATGTGCTTAAATACTGCTGGACTTGCCAGTTTGAGTCCAATCATAATTAAAACTGCAGCAAGTGAAGCCAATGGAATTTTGTTCAGGAGTCCCGGAATAATCAATACAGCCAACAACAAAAAAACTCCATGAGCAATAGCAGAAATTTTTGTTCTTGCACCGGAATTTATGTTTGCTGAAGTTCGTACAATTACTGAGGTCATTGGAATTCCACCGATTAAACCACTTAAAATATTCCCCGCACCCTGCGCGATAAGTTCGGTGTTGGTATTGGTAAATCTTTTCAAAGGATCCAGTCTGTCCGATGCTTCTATACACAATAAGGTTTCGATGGATGCTACGATGGCAATCGTCAATCCAACGATCCACACATCCGGACGTAAAATGGATTCAATGGCAGGAAATGAAAACTGTCCTAAAAATTCCTCTACTGAACCGGGCATTGGAAGACTTACCAAATGCTCAGAACTGATGAGATATTCCGGTAGAAAATGGCGGAATATTTCATTCAATACAATTCCTGAGACAACTACCACTAAAGCTCCGGGAATGATCTTTATTTTTTTCAATAAATTAATTTTATTAAAAGAGATCAGAATTGCTATGGAAACCAAACTGACAATAACAGCTCCCGGATGCGAGAAATTGACTGCATCTATGATTCCTGAGAAAGTGTTGTGACCTGTGTCCTTTTCTATAAAGAAAAAGTCACCTTCATTATCCTTATCATACCCTATCGCATGTGGAATTTGCTTCAGTATAATAATGATGCCTATCGCAGTCAACATGCCTTCAATAACATTTGAAGGGAAATAGTTAGAAATCGTACCTGACTTCGCAAAGCCTAATACTAACTGAATCAATCCGGCAATTACCACTGCCATCAAAAAAGCACTGTAATCTCCAAGGCTGCTGATGGCCACTAAAATAATGGCCGTTAATCCTGCTGCGGGACCAGTTACACTCAATTGGCTGTTACTTAAAAAACCTACCACAATACCCCCTATTACGCCTGAAATAATCCCGGCAAATAACGGAGCGCCGCTCGCCAACGCAATTCCTAAACAAAGCGGAAGTGCTACCAGAAATACCACTAAACCAGCCTGGATGTCCTTCCAAAAATAATTTGAATACTTTTTCATGAAAACTGAATTTTATATTTTGTGCTTGCACTCATGCATGACTTTCCTTTCATTTTTTCCATTTATTTTTGATTTTATCAAAGAAAAATGGAGTCAATTTGGCTCAAGAAAAAACGATGTAAAATTTAATATGAATTACATTGAAATGTCCTGCTAAGAGCTAAGAAAATTTGCATTACTGCTTAATGCAGGAGAAGATTAAATCTGAAAATCTCAGATCAGAAATTCCGGCGGAATATCTTGTAATTTAGGATCAGAAGTAGAAATGTATCCATTAATTTCTGAAAAAATGGAAGTGCGTTGCTGTTCTATTTCTGAAATAAAATGTTGGGGTGTAGCAGCCATTCGAAGCTGGTAGAAATTGTCTTCATCAAAAACTTTTGTCTCTTTTTCAGAATTGTCTGCATTGGAATCTGCCAGCTCGTAAAGCACAGAAGTATCCAAACACCTTGCGCATCTGAGGGATACATCCCCCAAAATGATCAATAATAACAAGATTCCTCTGATCCAAGACATAGGTTTACACAAACAGCAAAGGTATTAATTTAAGCTTCAAGATAGATATTAAAGTAATGTTAAAAAAATGAAAGGGTTTTGCATTTGTCAAATTATAAAATACAACCTCGAAAACCAACGATGCTTTATTTGATCAATCAGTTCCAGTAAAAATTTACAGTTTCCTAGAAAGGAATTATTCCCTCATCAATTTATTGACCAGCGGGTCAAGATAAAATTCGAGCCCGGAGGACGACTGATATTCAAGGTACCCCGGATAGGCCATCGCTTCCAATACATGTTTTGATAAGTTCAAATCATCCTGATTAACATTCAAGAAGAGACTTTTGGCCATTAATCCTCGTCCTAAATACTCCTGCTCAGGCTGGCCGGGTGTAGGAATGAGTAGAGCCTTTTTTTGTATCACCGAAAGATCCAACAAAGTGGAATAGCCACTTCTGCATACAATTAAGCCTGAGGCACACATTATTTCATTTAATTCTTCAGAGGTAACCAGATCTCGCACCTCCAGGTGTGCAGACTGTGGTATGCCAACTCCGGCGGTTGTACCTCGGATCAACAACATCCTTCTTGGACTCAATCCATCAATTTGGCTAAGAATCTTTTCTTCAAAAAAAGTACGTTGTGGTTCAGGTCCGGATAAAACAAAACAGAGGTCGTACCGCTGAGGTAGGTTCATGAACTTGAAACGACTTAATGGACCAATAAAGTGATGCTTGCCGGATTTAAATCGATGGGCCAGATCCCCTGAAAGGTTATGTGGACCTCCAAAATCCGGTACCCAAATCTGATCAAACTGCATATAAAAAAAACGCATCCAGGTGTCTGAAATAAATTCAATTATCCTGGAACCAAGCGGAATATGGAGATGGTGGGAAATAATGACAGATGGGATGCTTTTCTGTGCAGCCCCTAACCTTGCATCAGACACCAACAGGTCAATATTTTGTTCTTTGCAGATTTTGCCGATGGCCATTTTCTCCAAAAGAATAGCCTTGTGCAATTTAAAAATCTGGAAAGTCATGTTCCAAAACATGTTTCTGCTGGGATAAGTAATTCCATAATCCGGAATATCAAAAACAGTAAGATGTGGAAATTCCTTTCTTAGCAAATCGCTTCCTGCACCCGATGAAGCCAGTACAACCGTAAAATTTTTATTTAAAAAGTAGCGGATGACAGGAATTGTTCTCGTAACATGTCCGAGGCCCCAGTGCTGAGGTGCAATAAGTACTTTTTTACGGGATGCTGCCGTCATATCTGCCTGCAAAACGAATTCAGCTTTGCAAAGGTAAAATTAGAAAAAAAGCAACATCTATTCGTTTAATCGTATTTCGTCCTCTGAACCATCAAAAAACTTGAATTGTATCATTCCTAAATCCTGATCTTCTACCAGTTTTACTCTTTTCTGGTATTTAAAATACCATTTCCAGCCAAAATTGAAAAAACCTTTCTTGAGAAACGCAATCACAAAAGGATGAGCCTTTAAGATCGGATCTTTTGGTGGCCTGGTATGCATGATAAAATCCAAGTCTCTTTCAATCTGATCCACCAAAAGAATGGTAGGATTGACTTTGCCGGATCCATTGCAACATGGACACAGTTCCGCAGTATCAATACTCATCTCCTGCTTCTCTCTCTGCCTGGTGATTTGCATCAACCCAAACTTTGATAAAGGCAGAATGGTATGCTGACTGCGGTCGCCTTCCATGTATTCCTTCATTTTCTTATAGAGCAACAACTTATTTTCGTTGCTCTTCATGTCTATAAAATCAATGACGATGAGTCCTCCAATATCCCTAAGTCTGAGTTGTCTGGCGATCTCCTCAGCAGCTTCCAGATTCACTTGTATAGAAGCATTTTCCTGATCCATCTTCTGCACTTTGGGACCGCTGTTGACATCGATCACATGCATCGCTTCTGTGTGGTCAATGATCACATAAGCTCCACTCGGTAAGGTAGCAGTCTTTCCAAAAGAAGATTTAATTTGTCTTTTAACACCATGAGTATCAAAAATGGATTTAGTACCCTTATAGAAATGCAGTATACTGTTTTTTTCCGGAAGATTGTTGTTCAGGTATTCCTTAATACTGAGGTACATCTCCCGGTCGTTGATGTGAATACCGGTAAAATTCTTATTCAACAAATCCCTTATCATGCTGGATGTTTTGTCCAGCTCGCTCAATAATTTCAAAGGTGGTTTGGCTTTTACCAGCTGCTGGTGCATATGCTTCCAGCGTTCCAATAATAGATTTATCTCTTCATGGAGTTCTGCTACTTTTTTTCCTTCAGCGGCAGTCCGTACTACAATTCCAAAATTTTTAGGCCGGATGGATTCTATCAAATTGAAGAGTCTCTCTCGCTCATCTGTGCCTGCAATTTTTTTGGAAATCGCAATGGTATTACTAAACGGAGTCAATACAACAAACCGACCCGGTATGGTGATTTCACAACTTAATCGATGTCCCTTGGTGGAAATGGGTTCTTTCAGAATCTGAACCAACAGAAAAGTTTTCTTATCCAGCACCTGAGACACCTTGCCGTTTTTATTGATGTCAGGCTGAATTTCAAACTGATCCAACATAGGATTTGTCTGAATGCCATTTATTACATCGTGGGTGTACTTTTTTACGGAATTCAACACGGGCCCCATATCTGTGTAATGCAGAAAGGCCTCTTTGGAGTGTCCGATGTCAATAAATGCAGCGTTTAAACCGGGCATTAGTTTCCTAACCTGCCCAAGGAATATATCCCCTACATTATAGAGCGTATTGGCTTTCTGCTTGTGCAGTTCAACCAATCGTTTATTTTCAAGTAACGCTATCTCAACGGTACCCTGGTGGGCGGAGATAATTAACTCTTTGTCCATGCATCTTTTTTAGATGCGGGAAGGAGGCAGATAGATAGAAACAGAAAATGGCGAAAGATCCGGAAGATCCCAAGAAAAATTTCTTATCGGTTCTTGGATCGTTTCCGAAGACTTGCACTTGATCAATCAAGCTTCAGAAAGAATACTTTGGACTTGGGATGATATCTTCCACCTGGTCAAGGTTAAATCACGAACTCTTCGGAAAACACCTCTGTCCCGCCTGATCAATCTATCTGTTCTTTTTCTTATGTCTGTTTTTTCTCAATCGCTTCTTACGTTTGTGAGTCGCGATTTTATGTCTTTTTCTTTTCTTACCGCAAGGCATAATTATAAATTTATATATAGTTTCTTTAAAATCTTTTGGCTTGTGAAGTTTAACAATTACTTATTTCGCTTCACATATTTTCCTGAATGGACCGACATCTTCACTCAATTGTCCTCCCGCAATCACTTCTACCATCAGACAATTGGCCTCTCTTTGACCTGGATCTTTTTCCAATATCGCTCCTAGTCGTTTTTTTGCTTTCTCCCACTGTCCGGTCTGTACAGCCAGTTGGCTCAACGTAATTTGCAACGGAAGATAGTCGGGAAATTTTTTCTCCAAACCCAACAATGCCAGAATTCCCTTCATCGGTTCCTCTCCCGGCATCTTTACGATGCAAAGCGCTTTGTTCATCTGATGCTGTGGCTCTTCCGGTGCAAGAGCAATAGCCCGATCAAATGCTTTTTCTGAATTTTCGCGACAATAAAGACGATCCTTCTCTACTTTCATCTGATCCAGCCCGGCCATATAAGTGGTACCGGCTATTCCCCAGGCCTCTGCAGTCTTTTCAATTTCAGCAACCTCCGCAGCATATCCACCGGCCAGATCCATTCTTTGCTGGCGATACCAGAATCCGGAAATGGCTTTCAAAGAAGCTAACTCATCGTTGGCTTCTCCTTTGGAATTTAAGCTTTTCATCAATTCTTCCCATTCAGCTTTCTGTTCTGGGTTAAGTTCTTTGCCGGCCTCATCAGCCAGCTTTTTTATTTGGAAAGTCACAGACATTTTGTCGTCACCCTTATCACCGGAATTCTTTAAATCCGCAGAAACGATGTCAAAAGCAAAATAACTAAAGACGATCAATCCTAAAAAAAGTAAAGCAATTCGGCCGGGATTTCTCAACATGCCTATTCTTCTACATCATCTTCATAAGCCCCTTCCGGTTCAGCACCCAACTTCACATGGTCCACAAAAATCTTTGCCGGCTTGAAAGAAGGTATATAATGTTCAGGAATTTCAATGGCCACATTCTTTTTAATGTGTCTGCCTATCTTTTTTGCCCGCTTTTTTACCACGAATGAACCAAAACCTCGGATAAAGACATTCTCTCCATTTGCAAGAGAGCTCTTCACTTCCTTGAAAAACATTTCCAAGGAAACCAACACATCAACCTTAGGCACTCCAGACTTATCCGAGATTATAGAGACCAAATCAGCTTTTCTCATTTGCTTGATATTTAGACAGTTATGAATTTTTCTCTTAAAAGAGTGTGCAAATTTCGTAATTTTAAACCGAACTCAAAATTTTTAAGCAACTTTTTTATAAAAAAACTTTTTCTAAGCTTTTCTATATCAATAAGATAGAAAAGCAAACCGGCCGGAATATCCCAAAAATAATCCAAATCCTTAAAACTCAGTCAACAAATTTAACCGGGTTGATAACTCGATCCACATTAAACGATTCTTCCTACCTTCGCAAAAAAATAATTGCATGGTTTATTCAATGACCGGCTACGGCCACGTAAAATCGCAATACGGCGATAAAGAAATTACCGTAGAAATCCGCTGTCTGAATTCTAAGATCAATGATTTCCGCCTTAAACTTCCCAATGCCTACAAACAAAAGGAACTGGAGCTGCGTAAATTACTCAACGAATCGGTGGTCCGTGGTAAACTGGATGTAGTAATATCTGTGGTATCTTCAAAAGGAGACGATGAATTTAGCCTGAATAAAAAACTCTTTAAATCTTTTTACGATCAGATTCAGGATTTAGGTATAGACCTGGGTAAAACGGATATCCTGAATGCCATACTTCAATTTCCCAATGTGATCGAATCTCATGAAACAGATCTGGACGAAGAAGAATTTGAATTCACTTTGCAGGTCCTAAATGAAGCCATTGAAAAACTAAACGACTTTAGATCCATTGAAGGGACCATCATCGAAAATGATTTTATTCTTCGCTTACAAATTATCATGGATCATCTTAAAGACCTTGAACAATATGAGCAAGACAGAGTCAAGATGCTGAAGGATAGAATACTTAAATCTCTCAACTCTACTTTCTCCAATGAGAATATAGATAAAAACAGATTCGAACAGGAGTTGCTTTACTACCTGGAACGTTTGGACATTACAGAAGAAAAAGTAAGGTTGAAGCAACATTGCGATTACTTCATCGATGAACTTAAAACCAAGGTATTGAGTAAATCCAAAAAACTAAATTTCATCAGCCAGGAAATGGGACGTGAAATTAATACACTGGGTGCTAAAGCTCAATATTCTCCCATGCAGAAAATGGTGGTGGTGATGAAGGACGAACTGGAAAAAGTTAAGGAACAGCTCGCAAACATTCTATGAGTACACTCAAGGGAAAAATCATCATTCTAACAGCGCCCAGTGGAAGTGGTAAAACCACCCTGGCGAATTACCTGTTGGAAACATTTCCGAATCTTTCCTTTTCTGTTTCTGCAACTACCCGAAACCCAAGACCTGGCGAGGTGGATGGAGAAAATTATTATTACGTTTCTCAAGATGAATTTAAACAGCTGATCAGCGATGGAAAGCTGTTTGAATATCAGGAAGTTTATGCCAACCAATATTACGGCACCCTGCATTCAGAAATCAGACGCATCTGGAAGGCAGGAAAAATGGCTTTGTTTGACATCGACGTAAAAGGTGCTCACTTTGTCGAACAACAAGGTTATGAAAATGTGCTTACGATTTATGTAAAAGCATCTTCCCTTGATGTTTTAAGAGATCGTCTGACAAAAAGAGGCACAGAGTCTGCAGAAGTAATCGAAAAAAGATTGCAGCGCGCCGCAGAAGAATTGGAATATTGCAAATACTTCGATTACGTCATTACAAATGACAACCTCTCCCTTGCAAAAAAAGTATTGCGCCTGATTGCAGAAGATTTTATGGAAAGCGACTACAAGTAAATTAGAAAATTAGAAAATTAGAGAATGCTGAGATCAACAAATAAGTGCAATTTTTCAAAAAAAAGGAAAAAAAGCTTTTAAGGGCTTTTTTCCTTTTGACCAAGTAGTGCAATCTTTGGATTGTCTATGTCAAAAAATTACAACCAGGTCAGCTTAGAGCAAAGATACCAGATTGAGGCTTTATTTGAAGCCGGAATGAAGCAAAAATTGATTGCCGAAAAAATTGATGTCCATCCATCTACGGTGTGTCGAGAATTAAAGAGAAATATTGCCCAAAGAGGTCAAACTGCAGGCACTTACAAAGCTAACAATGCACAGAGAAAGACAATATTGCGACATCAAAACAAACCGAAACGAATAATATTTACGGATAAGATAAAATCAATAGTGGCTAATCAGCTCAAAATAGATAAGTGGAGTCCAGAACTAATAAGTAATGCTGCAAAATTGAACAACATAACTGCGGTAAGCCATGAACGAATTTATCGGTGGATATGGGAATGTAAGCACTCAAATACCAAGGAAAACAGACAATATAAAGACCTATACAAGTATCTTAGACACTGCAAGAGACGACGCAAACGAGGTAACAGGAAAGACAACAGAGGAGTTATTCTAAATCGAACGCCAATAGAAAAACGGCCATCTATTGTATCCAAACGCAAGCGATTGGGTGACTTAGAAGTAGACCTTATGATGGGCAAAAATCATAAAGCCGCATTATTAGTGCTAACAGATAGGGCTAGTTTACATACCCGAATAAAAAAGTTATCTGGTAAGGATAGTATAAATGTTATGAAAGGTATTATATCATGCATAAAGAAAAACAAGTACAAGCCACGGACCTTAACTTTTGATAATGACCTGGCTTTTAGTCGTCATCATGAAATTGCAAAGTTGTTTAATGTGTCTACGTATTTTACTAGGCCCTATACAAGTCAAGACAAGGGAACAGTGTAAATCGTCAGCATAAAGTGGACCAAATATAATTAAAAATAAGATAGTGTTTCCAAGATCAATTAAATTTGTAAACCATGGAAACAAAAAAGAAACAAACCACAGAAAACTTCATTAAAGAGATTCGTAGGCGAACTAGAAGGACCTTCAGCTCAGAACAGAAGATTACTATTGTTATGGAGGCATTGAGGGCAGAGACCTCAGTAGCAGAACTTTGTCGAAAGTATTCTATCCAAGAGCCACAATTTTATAAGTGGAATAAAGAGTTCTTGGAAGCTGGAAAGAAGCGATTATCTGGTGATACAACCAGGGAAGCTACAAGTGATGAAGTGACAGAGCTTAGAAAGGAAAATCAGCGCTTAAAAGAGATGGTAGCTGATTTGGTGCTCCGATATGATATTGTAAAAAAAGCTTGTCCGTGCTGGATTAACTGTAAAATTCAATAAGTATATGAGATTTACGGCATCGGAAAAACAAGAGTTAATCAATATTGTAGTTGGCTCACAATTTGGTGTCAACAAAACTCTACGAGAGATTGGGCTTAATAAAAGTACTTTTTATAACTGGTATAAGGCTTATTCAGATCATGGGGTGGATGGTTTAGCTCCAAGTAAACGCACTAGCAGAAGGCAATGGAACAGCATACCACAAGAGCAAAAAATCTTGTGGTCATACTTGCGTTGGAGTTTCCTCATTTATCATCCAGGGAACTTGCTTTTAAACTTACTGACGAACAACAAATATTTATGTCAGAATCAAGCGTTTATAGAATTCTAAAAGAAAGAGGATTGATCACGGCTCCTGCACATATTTTTATCACAGCAGCAGATGAATTTAGTAAAAAGACAGCTTTCGTAAATCAGATGTGGCAAACAGACTTTACTTACTTCAAAATCTTAGGCTGGGGTTGGTATTACTTGAGTACCGTTTTAGATGATTACAGCAGATATATTGTCCACTGGGAACTCTGCAAAGGCATGAAAGTGGAAGACGTGAAAAGAACCGTTGATAGAGCTATTATAAAAGCTAAAATTGTCACCAAACAACGACCTAAATTATTGTCCGATAATGGCTCTTGCTATATAGCTTCTGATTTAAAAGATTATTTGAAAAATAGCTATGATATGGACCAGATACATGGAAGACCATTCCATCCTCAAACGCAAGGTAAAATTGAACGCTATCATAGGACAATGAAAAACGTTGTAAAACTTGATAATTATTATTGTCCTGAGGAATTGGAAAGAGCTTTAGAAAAATTTGTAGAAACTTATAACAATGAAAGATATCATGAATCATTAGAAAATTTAACTCCTGCAGATGTGTATTTTGGCCGTGGAGACCTCATTTTAAAAGAAAGGCAAAGAATTAAACTACAATGTATTAGAGATAGAAAAATTGAGTATGAAAAATTATTTCCTAATGATATTAATAACTATAAACAAAAAGAATTAGCTTTGATTTAAATTGAAACACTACTTAGTGAAATGTTCAAATTACTTTGACGACATACAGGAACAGTCGAAAATAGAATAGGAGT
This region of Candidatus Vicinibacter affinis genomic DNA includes:
- a CDS encoding carbonic anhydrase (macrophage inducible 5; Mig-5); amino-acid sequence: MKTHTSETQASISPQKALDYLKEGNLRFVSNLKINRNLLQQANETRDGQWPFAAILSCIDSRTSAELIFDQGLGDVMSIRIAGNVVNTDIIGSLEFACKVAGSKLIVVLGHSNCGAIKGACDHIEMGNLTELLSKIQPAVYEERTVTDAQLRNSKNIDFVEQVTALNVKRSVISIVNRSYILEQMIEKGEIAIIGAVHNLETGIVEFLEDSLISCKKDIKSKFVS
- a CDS encoding SulP family inorganic anion transporter, whose translation is MKKYSNYFWKDIQAGLVVFLVALPLCLGIALASGAPLFAGIISGVIGGIVVGFLSNSQLSVTGPAAGLTAIILVAISSLGDYSAFLMAVVIAGLIQLVLGFAKSGTISNYFPSNVIEGMLTAIGIIIILKQIPHAIGYDKDNEGDFFFIEKDTGHNTFSGIIDAVNFSHPGAVIVSLVSIAILISFNKINLLKKIKIIPGALVVVVSGIVLNEIFRHFLPEYLISSEHLVSLPMPGSVEEFLGQFSFPAIESILRPDVWIVGLTIAIVASIETLLCIEASDRLDPLKRFTNTNTELIAQGAGNILSGLIGGIPMTSVIVRTSANINSGARTKISAIAHGVFLLLAVLIIPGLLNKIPLASLAAVLIMIGLKLASPAVFKHMWESGKYQFFPFLITVLAVVFTDLLKGVGIGLIVSIFFILRANLKLAYFFKREKYHEGDVITMKLAQEVSFLNKAAIKQTLNHLPENSKLLIDASDTFYIDHDVLQLIREFRDIGSKEKGLQVSLKGFKEEYQMDHSIEHVTSN
- a CDS encoding glycosyltransferase, whose translation is MTAASRKKVLIAPQHWGLGHVTRTIPVIRYFLNKNFTVVLASSGAGSDLLRKEFPHLTVFDIPDYGITYPSRNMFWNMTFQIFKLHKAILLEKMAIGKICKEQNIDLLVSDARLGAAQKSIPSVIISHHLHIPLGSRIIEFISDTWMRFFYMQFDQIWVPDFGGPHNLSGDLAHRFKSGKHHFIGPLSRFKFMNLPQRYDLCFVLSGPEPQRTFFEEKILSQIDGLSPRRMLLIRGTTAGVGIPQSAHLEVRDLVTSEELNEIMCASGLIVCRSGYSTLLDLSVIQKKALLIPTPGQPEQEYLGRGLMAKSLFLNVNQDDLNLSKHVLEAMAYPGYLEYQSSSGLEFYLDPLVNKLMRE
- a CDS encoding Rne/Rng family ribonuclease codes for the protein MDKELIISAHQGTVEIALLENKRLVELHKQKANTLYNVGDIFLGQVRKLMPGLNAAFIDIGHSKEAFLHYTDMGPVLNSVKKYTHDVINGIQTNPMLDQFEIQPDINKNGKVSQVLDKKTFLLVQILKEPISTKGHRLSCEITIPGRFVVLTPFSNTIAISKKIAGTDERERLFNLIESIRPKNFGIVVRTAAEGKKVAELHEEINLLLERWKHMHQQLVKAKPPLKLLSELDKTSSMIRDLLNKNFTGIHINDREMYLSIKEYLNNNLPEKNSILHFYKGTKSIFDTHGVKRQIKSSFGKTATLPSGAYVIIDHTEAMHVIDVNSGPKVQKMDQENASIQVNLEAAEEIARQLRLRDIGGLIVIDFIDMKSNENKLLLYKKMKEYMEGDRSQHTILPLSKFGLMQITRQREKQEMSIDTAELCPCCNGSGKVNPTILLVDQIERDLDFIMHTRPPKDPILKAHPFVIAFLKKGFFNFGWKWYFKYQKRVKLVEDQDLGMIQFKFFDGSEDEIRLNE
- a CDS encoding integration host factor subunit beta; its protein translation is MRKADLVSIISDKSGVPKVDVLVSLEMFFKEVKSSLANGENVFIRGFGSFVVKKRAKKIGRHIKKNVAIEIPEHYIPSFKPAKIFVDHVKLGAEPEGAYEDDVEE
- a CDS encoding YicC family protein — translated: MVYSMTGYGHVKSQYGDKEITVEIRCLNSKINDFRLKLPNAYKQKELELRKLLNESVVRGKLDVVISVVSSKGDDEFSLNKKLFKSFYDQIQDLGIDLGKTDILNAILQFPNVIESHETDLDEEEFEFTLQVLNEAIEKLNDFRSIEGTIIENDFILRLQIIMDHLKDLEQYEQDRVKMLKDRILKSLNSTFSNENIDKNRFEQELLYYLERLDITEEKVRLKQHCDYFIDELKTKVLSKSKKLNFISQEMGREINTLGAKAQYSPMQKMVVVMKDELEKVKEQLANIL
- the gmk gene encoding guanylate kinase; translation: MSTLKGKIIILTAPSGSGKTTLANYLLETFPNLSFSVSATTRNPRPGEVDGENYYYVSQDEFKQLISDGKLFEYQEVYANQYYGTLHSEIRRIWKAGKMALFDIDVKGAHFVEQQGYENVLTIYVKASSLDVLRDRLTKRGTESAEVIEKRLQRAAEELEYCKYFDYVITNDNLSLAKKVLRLIAEDFMESDYK
- a CDS encoding IS30 family transposase; the encoded protein is MSKNYNQVSLEQRYQIEALFEAGMKQKLIAEKIDVHPSTVCRELKRNIAQRGQTAGTYKANNAQRKTILRHQNKPKRIIFTDKIKSIVANQLKIDKWSPELISNAAKLNNITAVSHERIYRWIWECKHSNTKENRQYKDLYKYLRHCKRRRKRGNRKDNRGVILNRTPIEKRPSIVSKRKRLGDLEVDLMMGKNHKAALLVLTDRASLHTRIKKLSGKDSINVMKGIISCIKKNKYKPRTLTFDNDLAFSRHHEIAKLFNVSTYFTRPYTSQDKGTV